One Nesterenkonia populi DNA window includes the following coding sequences:
- a CDS encoding redoxin domain-containing protein — MTRREPAAGSAAPDFSARNQHSEPVELSSLGAPALLMFYPFAFSRVCGSELAEIAARWDEVRATGAAVLAISCDAVHTLRAFAEELGAPPGLQLVSDFWPHGAISESYGAFSQAKGAPSRTSFLLGSGLTIQHIIEAAPAESRDLDETLRLLRTL, encoded by the coding sequence ATGACGAGGCGGGAGCCCGCTGCGGGCTCTGCCGCGCCGGACTTCTCCGCGCGGAATCAGCACAGCGAACCCGTGGAGCTGTCATCCTTGGGCGCCCCGGCGCTGCTGATGTTCTACCCGTTCGCGTTCAGCCGGGTCTGCGGCTCCGAGCTGGCGGAGATCGCCGCCCGCTGGGATGAGGTCCGCGCCACGGGTGCCGCGGTGCTGGCGATCTCCTGCGACGCTGTGCACACGCTGCGCGCTTTCGCGGAGGAGCTCGGCGCTCCGCCCGGCCTGCAGCTGGTCAGCGACTTCTGGCCGCACGGGGCGATCTCCGAATCCTACGGCGCGTTCTCACAGGCGAAGGGAGCGCCGTCGCGCACCAGCTTCCTGCTGGGCAGCGGGCTCACCATCCAGCACATCATTGAGGCAGCGCCGGCCGAGTCCCGCGACCTGGACGAGACCCTCAGGCTGCTCAGGACGCTCTGA
- the rsmD gene encoding 16S rRNA (guanine(966)-N(2))-methyltransferase RsmD, with translation MARIIAGTQKGRRLASVPGAGTRPTSDRVKEALFSRLEGINAIDDAVVADLYAGSGALGLEALSRGARALEAVERAEAAYRVLRRNAAPFGDAAQVTKGEALKYLAARAGDPIELLLIDPPYALEEADLAKVLAAAAPQLHEAATVVVERDARAPEPAWPAGLELFHHRSYGSTALWLAEPV, from the coding sequence GTGGCACGGATCATCGCAGGCACGCAGAAGGGCCGTCGTCTCGCCTCGGTGCCGGGCGCGGGGACCCGGCCCACCTCCGACCGCGTCAAGGAGGCGCTCTTCTCCCGGCTGGAGGGGATCAACGCGATCGACGACGCCGTCGTGGCGGATCTCTACGCAGGCTCGGGGGCCCTCGGCCTCGAGGCTCTCTCCCGCGGAGCCAGGGCGCTTGAGGCGGTGGAGCGCGCCGAGGCCGCCTACCGGGTGCTGCGCCGCAACGCCGCGCCGTTCGGCGACGCCGCCCAGGTCACCAAAGGTGAGGCCCTCAAATACCTCGCCGCCCGGGCCGGGGACCCTATCGAGCTGCTCCTCATCGATCCGCCCTACGCCCTGGAGGAGGCAGATCTGGCCAAGGTGCTCGCTGCTGCCGCGCCGCAGCTGCATGAGGCGGCCACCGTCGTCGTCGAACGGGACGCGCGGGCCCCGGAGCCGGCGTGGCCTGCTGGCCTGGAGCTCTTCCACCACCGCTCCTACGGCTCCACAGCCCTGTGGCTGGCCGAGCCGGTCTGA
- a CDS encoding DUF3515 domain-containing protein has product MPKNPRLSPRTHRTTTTAGTLFAVMLGASACASTASVEPAPEAHDPVCAEVMLQLPEDLGESTQRPTDSQGTSAWGDPSDVVLRCGVEPIGATDEPCQRIDGVDWVFLEQQDHYQAVTFGREPAVEVLLGLEAVSSATAMPALSPAVAEIDQTRECLDYEQTLDGEDLDPEPALPEGQNE; this is encoded by the coding sequence ATGCCTAAGAATCCCCGCCTGAGCCCCAGGACACACCGCACGACCACGACGGCGGGGACCCTCTTCGCCGTCATGCTGGGCGCCTCCGCCTGTGCCTCCACCGCCAGCGTGGAGCCTGCCCCCGAGGCTCACGATCCGGTCTGCGCGGAGGTGATGCTGCAGCTGCCGGAAGATCTGGGGGAGAGCACGCAGCGCCCCACTGACTCCCAGGGGACCAGCGCCTGGGGGGACCCCTCCGATGTGGTCCTGCGCTGCGGGGTGGAGCCGATCGGCGCCACCGATGAGCCCTGCCAGCGGATCGACGGCGTGGACTGGGTCTTCCTGGAGCAGCAGGACCATTACCAGGCGGTGACGTTCGGCCGGGAGCCGGCCGTGGAGGTCCTGCTGGGGCTGGAGGCGGTCTCTTCGGCAACCGCCATGCCGGCTCTCTCCCCCGCCGTCGCCGAGATTGACCAGACGCGGGAGTGCCTGGACTACGAGCAGACCCTCGACGGCGAGGACCTGGACCCCGAGCCCGCCCTTCCCGAGGGGCAGAACGAGTAA
- the aceE gene encoding pyruvate dehydrogenase (acetyl-transferring), homodimeric type, giving the protein MSAGEENSHIRSGLTNQLPDIDPEETGEWLESFDQLVEAHGTERAEYIIRTLLQRAGAKSIGVPMVTTTDYVNTIPKDQEPDFPGDEEMERRYRRLLRWNAAVMVHRAQKEDIAVGGHISSYAGVSTLYEVGLNHFFRGQDHPGGGDQVFFQGHSSPGNYARAYLEGRLTEDHLDGFRQEVSKAPHGLSSYPHPRLMPDFWQFPTVSMGIGPLNAIYQAQFNRYLHDRGIKDTSEQSVWAFLGDGEMDEPESRGLLQLAANEKLDNLNFVINCNLQRLDGPVRGNGKIIQELEAFFRGAGWNVIKVLWGREWDGLLEKDDDGELVRVMNETLDGDYQTYKAESGEFVREHFFGRSEKTKEMVAGMSDDDIWNLKRGGHDYQKVYAAYKAAAETKGKPTVILAQTIKGYGLGPSFEGRNATHQMKKLTVDDLKRFRDTLRIPVSDEEIDADPYNVPYYHPGEDADEVVYMRERRKELGGVVPERRTGGKTIELPGKKAYAGAKKGSGKNKAATTMAFVRLLKDLMREKDFGQRVVPIVPDEARTFGMDSFFPTAKIYNPKGQNYLSVDRELMLAYKESPQGQLLHPGINEAGATAAFTAAGTSYSTHGEPMIPLYIFYSMFGFQRTGDSFWAAADQMTRGFIIGATAGRTTLTGEGLQHADGHSPLLAATNPAVKHFDPAYGYEIAHIMEHGLYEMYGDHDGDRNVMYYMTVYNEPVLHPAEPENLDVEGLKGGIYRLKESEAQGPKAQLLASGVAVPWALEAQELLAEDWGVSADVWSVTSWNELRREAVSAQEAAMLESGREAKVPFLTRQLEGAEGPIIASTDFATAVPDQIRQFVPNEFATLGADSFGFSDTRAAARRHFKIDAHSMVVRTLQMLGKGKEAEEAMEKYQLSDPTAGTSGEAGGDA; this is encoded by the coding sequence GTGAGCGCTGGCGAAGAGAACTCCCACATCCGCAGCGGCCTGACCAATCAGCTGCCCGACATCGACCCGGAGGAGACCGGCGAGTGGCTGGAGTCCTTCGACCAGCTGGTCGAAGCTCACGGCACTGAGCGCGCCGAATACATCATCCGCACCCTGCTGCAGCGTGCCGGCGCCAAGTCGATCGGGGTGCCCATGGTCACCACCACTGACTACGTCAACACCATTCCCAAGGACCAGGAGCCGGACTTCCCCGGGGATGAGGAGATGGAGCGGCGCTACCGCCGCCTGCTCCGCTGGAACGCCGCGGTCATGGTGCATCGTGCCCAGAAGGAGGACATCGCCGTCGGAGGCCACATCTCCTCCTACGCCGGCGTCTCCACCCTCTACGAGGTGGGCCTCAACCACTTCTTCCGCGGCCAGGACCACCCCGGCGGCGGCGACCAGGTCTTCTTCCAAGGCCACTCCAGCCCGGGAAACTACGCCCGCGCCTACCTGGAGGGCCGCCTGACCGAGGATCACCTGGACGGCTTCCGCCAGGAGGTGTCCAAGGCCCCGCACGGGCTCAGCTCCTATCCGCACCCGAGGCTGATGCCGGACTTCTGGCAGTTCCCCACCGTCTCCATGGGCATCGGCCCCCTGAACGCGATCTACCAGGCCCAGTTCAACCGCTACCTGCACGACCGCGGCATCAAGGACACCTCTGAGCAGAGCGTGTGGGCCTTCCTCGGCGACGGCGAAATGGACGAGCCGGAGTCCCGCGGGCTGCTTCAGCTGGCCGCCAATGAGAAGCTGGACAACCTGAACTTCGTGATCAACTGCAACCTGCAGCGCCTCGACGGGCCCGTCCGCGGCAACGGCAAGATCATCCAGGAGCTCGAGGCGTTCTTCCGCGGCGCCGGCTGGAACGTGATCAAGGTGCTCTGGGGCCGCGAGTGGGACGGTCTGCTGGAGAAGGACGACGACGGCGAACTTGTCCGTGTCATGAACGAGACCCTCGACGGCGACTACCAGACCTACAAGGCGGAGTCGGGCGAGTTCGTCCGTGAGCACTTCTTCGGCCGCTCGGAGAAGACCAAGGAGATGGTCGCCGGCATGTCTGACGACGACATCTGGAACCTCAAGCGCGGCGGTCACGATTACCAGAAGGTCTATGCGGCCTACAAGGCAGCGGCGGAGACCAAGGGCAAGCCGACGGTCATCCTCGCGCAGACCATCAAGGGCTACGGCCTGGGCCCCAGCTTCGAGGGCCGCAACGCGACCCACCAGATGAAGAAGCTGACCGTGGATGACCTCAAGCGCTTCCGCGACACCCTGCGCATCCCCGTCAGCGATGAGGAGATCGACGCTGACCCGTACAACGTCCCCTACTACCATCCCGGGGAGGATGCCGACGAGGTCGTCTACATGCGTGAGCGCCGCAAGGAGCTCGGCGGAGTGGTGCCGGAGCGCCGAACCGGGGGCAAGACCATCGAGCTGCCCGGCAAGAAGGCCTACGCTGGGGCCAAGAAGGGATCCGGCAAGAACAAGGCCGCCACCACCATGGCGTTCGTCCGGCTGCTGAAGGACCTGATGAGGGAGAAGGACTTTGGCCAGCGGGTGGTGCCGATCGTCCCGGACGAGGCGCGCACCTTCGGCATGGACTCCTTCTTCCCCACCGCGAAGATCTACAATCCGAAGGGGCAGAACTACCTTTCGGTGGACCGTGAGCTGATGCTCGCCTACAAGGAGTCCCCGCAGGGCCAGCTGCTGCATCCGGGCATCAACGAGGCCGGCGCCACCGCCGCGTTCACCGCCGCGGGCACCAGCTACTCCACCCACGGCGAGCCGATGATCCCGCTCTACATCTTCTACTCGATGTTCGGGTTCCAGCGCACCGGCGACTCCTTCTGGGCCGCCGCCGACCAGATGACCCGCGGGTTCATCATCGGGGCCACCGCGGGCCGCACCACGCTCACCGGTGAGGGCCTGCAGCACGCCGACGGGCACTCCCCGCTGCTTGCGGCCACCAACCCGGCCGTGAAGCACTTCGACCCGGCCTACGGCTACGAGATCGCCCACATCATGGAGCACGGCCTCTACGAGATGTACGGCGACCACGACGGCGACCGCAACGTCATGTACTACATGACGGTCTACAACGAACCGGTCCTGCACCCCGCTGAGCCGGAGAACCTCGACGTCGAAGGCCTCAAGGGCGGCATCTACAGGCTCAAGGAATCCGAGGCTCAGGGCCCCAAGGCTCAGCTGCTCGCCTCCGGCGTCGCCGTCCCGTGGGCGCTCGAGGCCCAGGAGCTGCTCGCCGAGGACTGGGGCGTCTCCGCCGATGTGTGGAGCGTGACCAGCTGGAACGAGCTGCGGCGCGAGGCCGTCAGCGCCCAGGAGGCCGCGATGCTGGAGTCCGGCCGTGAGGCGAAGGTCCCGTTCCTCACCCGTCAGCTCGAAGGCGCGGAGGGGCCCATCATCGCCTCCACCGACTTCGCCACCGCGGTGCCGGACCAGATACGCCAGTTCGTGCCCAACGAGTTCGCGACCCTGGGCGCGGACAGCTTCGGATTCTCCGACACGCGCGCCGCCGCGCGCCGGCACTTCAAGATCGACGCGCACTCCATGGTTGTCCGCACTCTGCAGATGCTCGGGAAGGGCAAGGAGGCCGAGGAGGCCATGGAGAAGTACCAGCTCTCCGACCCGACCGCCGGCACCAGCGGCGAAGCCGGCGGCGATGCCTGA
- a CDS encoding ATP-dependent DNA helicase RecG, whose protein sequence is MVIEPQTPLDRVLGKRTAAKLDKDLGLTTAKDLLDHLPRRWVAYGQLSSFADLVEGEHVSFVAEVTGQSERRMQRRRGTLVEVTVADQQGRSLRMAFFQGYQAKSRLKAGTSAVFHGKVGSYGGQLTLNNPDFEVIAAEEGAADAQAELRQGPMPLYPATLGVSSPTIRRSVEILLDAAAPQSWPDPVPESAAAQHGLPRQAEAYRLVHRPDASGEHRRGLDYFRFQEALLLQGVRHRQREAAEAVPAAAYPPHPDGVLSAFDAGLPFALTRGQQQVGEALAADLSGESPMNRLLQGEVGSGKTLVALRAMLQVVDGHGQAVLIAPTEVLAAQHERSLRRMLGERVGVGLLGPEASGASVQITLLTGSMPATARKQALLDIASGAAGIVIGTHTVLQETVSFAELGLVVVDEQHRFGVDQRNALRQRHTPSPHMLVMSATPIPRSVAMAVFGDLELTALEGLPGGRHPVTTHLAPISRGPQWVDRVWQRLAETAAAGHQAYVVCPKITDTEDPDNPAASVERISSVLAEHPATAGLRRAELHGQMSAERKEQVMGAFERGQVDVLISTTVIEVGVDVPNASLMVILDADSFGVSTLHQLRGRIGRGSTEENLCLLVTRQPEDHPSLERLHDVAASSEGMELARLDLARRREGDILGASQTGRSHKLKLLSVIEHEQVIAQAEESIRVLTAEDPAWDNHPVLRDAVQEWLEELGGGMKEV, encoded by the coding sequence ATGGTCATCGAACCGCAGACGCCGCTGGACCGTGTCCTCGGGAAGAGGACCGCCGCAAAGCTGGACAAGGACCTCGGCCTCACCACGGCCAAGGACCTGTTGGACCACCTGCCGCGCCGGTGGGTGGCCTACGGGCAGCTCTCGAGCTTCGCAGATCTGGTCGAGGGCGAGCACGTGAGCTTCGTCGCTGAGGTGACCGGGCAGTCCGAGCGGCGGATGCAGCGTCGCCGGGGCACCCTGGTCGAGGTGACGGTCGCCGACCAGCAGGGGCGGAGCCTTCGGATGGCGTTCTTCCAGGGGTACCAGGCCAAGTCCCGGCTCAAAGCGGGAACCTCGGCCGTCTTTCACGGCAAGGTGGGCTCCTACGGCGGCCAGCTCACCCTGAACAACCCCGACTTTGAGGTGATCGCCGCAGAGGAGGGGGCCGCCGACGCCCAGGCGGAGCTGAGGCAGGGGCCGATGCCGCTGTACCCGGCCACCTTGGGCGTCTCCTCGCCGACCATCCGGCGGTCGGTGGAGATCCTGCTCGATGCCGCGGCGCCGCAGAGCTGGCCGGACCCGGTGCCCGAGTCAGCGGCTGCGCAGCACGGCCTGCCCCGCCAGGCGGAGGCGTATCGGCTGGTTCACCGCCCGGATGCCTCCGGAGAGCACCGCCGCGGCCTGGACTACTTCCGGTTCCAGGAGGCTCTGCTGCTCCAGGGTGTCAGGCATCGGCAGCGGGAGGCCGCGGAGGCGGTGCCTGCGGCCGCCTATCCGCCGCATCCCGACGGTGTGCTCAGCGCCTTCGACGCTGGGCTGCCGTTCGCGCTCACCAGGGGCCAGCAGCAGGTGGGTGAGGCTCTCGCCGCGGACCTCTCCGGCGAATCCCCGATGAACAGGCTGCTGCAGGGCGAAGTGGGCTCCGGCAAGACCCTGGTTGCCCTGCGCGCCATGCTGCAGGTGGTCGACGGCCACGGGCAGGCAGTGCTGATAGCCCCTACCGAGGTGCTCGCCGCCCAGCACGAGAGATCCCTGCGCCGCATGCTGGGCGAACGTGTCGGCGTTGGCCTGCTGGGCCCGGAGGCGTCTGGAGCCTCCGTGCAGATCACCCTGCTGACGGGCTCAATGCCCGCGACTGCCCGCAAGCAGGCCCTGCTGGACATCGCCTCGGGGGCGGCCGGGATCGTCATCGGAACCCATACGGTGCTGCAGGAGACGGTCAGCTTCGCGGAGCTGGGACTCGTCGTCGTCGATGAGCAGCACCGGTTCGGCGTCGACCAGCGCAATGCCCTGCGCCAGCGGCACACCCCCAGCCCGCACATGCTGGTGATGTCCGCGACCCCCATACCCCGGTCGGTGGCGATGGCAGTCTTCGGGGATCTCGAACTGACCGCCCTGGAGGGCCTGCCCGGCGGGCGCCACCCTGTGACCACGCACCTGGCGCCCATCAGCAGGGGACCCCAGTGGGTGGACCGAGTCTGGCAGCGGCTGGCGGAGACAGCCGCGGCAGGGCATCAGGCCTATGTGGTCTGCCCCAAAATCACTGACACGGAGGACCCGGACAATCCCGCCGCCTCGGTGGAGCGGATCTCGTCGGTGCTGGCCGAGCATCCCGCCACGGCTGGTCTGCGCCGCGCCGAGCTTCACGGGCAGATGAGCGCCGAGCGGAAGGAGCAGGTCATGGGCGCCTTCGAGCGTGGCCAGGTGGACGTGCTGATCTCCACCACCGTGATCGAAGTCGGCGTGGACGTTCCCAACGCCAGCCTGATGGTCATCCTCGACGCGGACAGCTTCGGCGTCTCGACCCTGCATCAGCTGCGCGGACGCATCGGCCGCGGCAGCACCGAGGAGAACCTCTGCCTGCTGGTCACCCGCCAGCCCGAGGACCACCCCTCCTTGGAGCGGCTGCACGACGTCGCGGCCTCCTCCGAGGGGATGGAGCTGGCCCGCCTGGACCTCGCGCGCCGCAGAGAGGGCGACATCCTCGGGGCTTCCCAGACGGGTCGCAGCCATAAGCTCAAGCTGCTCTCCGTGATCGAGCACGAGCAGGTCATCGCGCAGGCCGAGGAGAGCATCCGGGTGCTGACCGCCGAGGACCCCGCCTGGGATAATCACCCCGTGCTGCGGGACGCGGTGCAGGAATGGCTGGAAGAGCTCGGCGGCGGAATGAAGGAGGTCTAG
- a CDS encoding ABC transporter ATP-binding protein, which translates to MNGSQHTPALEISGLTKRFGPKTAVSSLSMTVPRGSFYGFVGPNGAGKTTALSMATGLLRPDAGTVQIAGIDVWAHPTEAKRRIGVLADGVVLFEKLTGEQLVTYAGLLRGMDRHTVAERTADLLRVLGLEEAAGKQVQDYSAGMTKKIALASAMVHAPELLVLDEPFEAVDPVSARTIRGLLDSFAASGGTVILSSHVMELVQRMCSHVGIIAEGELRVAGSLDEVSGERDLESVFVELVGSDGAGEGLEWLRG; encoded by the coding sequence ATGAACGGTTCGCAGCACACTCCGGCCCTTGAGATCAGCGGGCTCACGAAGCGCTTCGGTCCCAAGACTGCGGTGAGCAGCCTCAGCATGACCGTTCCTCGCGGGTCCTTCTACGGCTTTGTGGGACCCAACGGAGCGGGCAAGACCACTGCGCTCTCCATGGCGACCGGCCTGCTGCGGCCCGACGCCGGCACGGTGCAGATCGCGGGCATCGACGTTTGGGCGCATCCCACTGAGGCCAAGCGGCGCATCGGCGTGCTCGCTGACGGCGTCGTCCTGTTTGAGAAGCTCACCGGCGAGCAGCTGGTCACCTACGCTGGTCTGCTGCGCGGCATGGACAGGCACACCGTCGCTGAGCGGACCGCCGACCTGCTGCGGGTCCTGGGACTGGAGGAAGCCGCGGGCAAGCAGGTGCAGGACTACTCAGCAGGAATGACGAAGAAGATCGCCCTGGCCTCAGCCATGGTCCACGCCCCTGAGCTGCTGGTGCTCGACGAGCCCTTCGAAGCAGTCGATCCGGTCTCCGCGCGCACCATCCGCGGACTGCTGGACAGCTTTGCGGCTTCCGGCGGCACCGTGATCCTCTCCTCCCATGTGATGGAGCTGGTGCAACGGATGTGCAGCCACGTGGGGATCATCGCCGAAGGGGAGCTGAGAGTCGCCGGCAGCCTGGATGAGGTCTCGGGCGAGCGAGACCTCGAATCCGTGTTCGTCGAGCTGGTGGGCTCCGACGGCGCAGGGGAGGGGTTGGAATGGCTGAGGGGCTGA
- a CDS encoding LCP family protein, translating into MTAAPPGPPRHGGYGGPPPDDSFYFQDGPGRPLNPERARQKRNGRIVLSVMALLVIGALVAAGAYLFSLSRAYSDNVNHFPPTADGEQDTVSPPEEDRPEPNDDGTINMLLLGSDDGGGSGADENLPRVPGGGRSDTMMFINIPGDRSGVNVLSIPRDLWVEVPGGYGWHKVNAPLALADPQGPWLTVATVEQLFDARIDHVMAIDLEGFTGLVEDLGGVTVNNPQDTPFEQYGYTFTPGSHDMDAEQAEAFVRHRSSFAQGDLQRVQNQQALVRAVINEAASPSTLANPVRVHDMIGTFSSHLVVDEELGSGAAGELAFSMRGAAQNLSFGTLPNGGHGYSSDGQWIFHQDESAMTEIARHIDEGTLDEYLSALD; encoded by the coding sequence ATGACGGCTGCTCCCCCTGGACCTCCGCGGCACGGCGGCTATGGAGGCCCCCCTCCGGACGACAGCTTCTACTTTCAGGACGGCCCCGGCCGTCCCCTGAACCCTGAGCGTGCCCGCCAGAAGCGCAACGGACGGATTGTGCTCAGCGTCATGGCGCTGCTTGTGATCGGCGCGCTCGTCGCCGCCGGCGCCTACCTCTTCTCGCTGTCCCGGGCGTACTCGGATAATGTGAACCACTTCCCGCCGACCGCGGACGGTGAGCAGGACACGGTGAGCCCGCCCGAGGAGGACCGGCCCGAGCCCAACGACGACGGCACCATCAACATGCTGCTGCTCGGCTCGGACGACGGCGGCGGATCCGGCGCCGACGAGAATCTGCCCCGCGTTCCCGGCGGCGGCCGCAGCGACACCATGATGTTCATCAACATCCCGGGGGACCGCAGCGGCGTCAACGTGCTCTCCATTCCGCGTGACCTGTGGGTGGAGGTGCCCGGCGGCTACGGCTGGCACAAGGTCAACGCTCCCCTGGCCCTGGCCGATCCGCAGGGCCCGTGGCTGACCGTCGCCACCGTCGAGCAGCTCTTCGACGCTCGCATCGACCACGTGATGGCCATTGATCTCGAGGGCTTCACCGGCCTGGTGGAGGACCTCGGCGGCGTCACCGTGAACAACCCGCAGGACACTCCCTTCGAGCAGTACGGGTACACCTTCACCCCCGGCTCCCACGATATGGACGCCGAGCAGGCCGAGGCATTCGTCCGGCACCGCTCCAGCTTCGCCCAGGGCGACCTGCAGCGAGTCCAGAACCAGCAGGCGCTGGTCAGGGCGGTCATCAACGAGGCCGCCAGCCCCAGCACCCTGGCCAACCCGGTCCGGGTGCACGACATGATCGGCACCTTCTCCTCCCACCTGGTGGTGGACGAGGAGCTCGGATCCGGCGCGGCGGGCGAGCTGGCCTTCTCGATGCGCGGCGCCGCCCAGAATCTGAGCTTCGGCACCCTGCCCAACGGCGGCCACGGCTACTCATCGGACGGCCAGTGGATCTTCCACCAGGACGAGTCCGCCATGACTGAGATCGCCCGGCATATCGACGAGGGCACTCTGGACGAGTACCTCTCCGCACTCGACTAG
- a CDS encoding glycosyltransferase family 4 protein, which yields MRIVYIHQHFNFPWEPGWQRPWQFARRLVRAGHEVTVICGGSKAEELELEGVTIRRLAVPYENAMLFRQRVRSFVSFMARATLRSSQADADVVFASSTPLTTAVPGIIASKVRRAPFVFEVRDLWPEAPVALGFVKNPVTIRAARMLEKLAYRSAEQVIALSPGMEEGVRRVWPKAKTTVVPNASDVENFAESRGRRRQVRTELGWGEDDIVLFYAGSFGITYDVPWLVRLAGELHRREARFRVVAYGEGADTDRTREVARSYGLEALTVLPGKIPRTEIERMLPAADFAVSTLVDNPALEINSLNKVFDALAAARPVLFNHAGWLPEMLTEAGAGWQLPRDPAEAAEELIVRLASGEIDAEAGSEAALNLARAEFDRDLLFTRFLAVLEEAAAPKQAPKNPSGIPAGSRAAAE from the coding sequence TTGCGCATCGTCTATATTCACCAGCACTTCAACTTTCCCTGGGAGCCGGGGTGGCAGCGGCCGTGGCAGTTCGCGCGCCGCCTGGTCCGCGCAGGGCACGAGGTGACGGTGATCTGCGGCGGCAGCAAGGCCGAAGAGCTTGAGCTCGAGGGTGTGACCATCCGCAGGCTGGCTGTGCCGTATGAGAACGCCATGCTGTTCCGGCAGCGCGTGCGCTCCTTCGTCTCTTTCATGGCGCGGGCCACGCTGCGCTCATCCCAGGCGGATGCTGACGTCGTCTTCGCCTCATCCACGCCGCTGACCACCGCCGTTCCGGGGATCATCGCCTCCAAGGTGCGCCGGGCGCCGTTCGTCTTCGAGGTCCGGGACCTGTGGCCGGAGGCGCCGGTCGCTCTCGGCTTCGTGAAGAACCCGGTCACCATCCGTGCCGCCCGCATGCTGGAGAAGCTCGCCTACCGCTCCGCCGAGCAGGTCATCGCTCTGTCCCCTGGGATGGAGGAGGGCGTCAGGCGGGTCTGGCCCAAGGCGAAGACCACCGTGGTGCCCAACGCCTCAGACGTGGAGAACTTCGCCGAGTCCCGCGGCCGCCGTCGGCAGGTGCGCACAGAGCTCGGATGGGGAGAGGATGACATCGTCCTCTTCTACGCGGGCAGCTTCGGCATCACCTATGACGTCCCCTGGCTGGTTCGCCTCGCCGGCGAGCTCCACCGGCGCGAGGCCCGCTTCCGGGTGGTCGCCTACGGGGAGGGCGCCGACACGGACCGGACCCGTGAGGTCGCCCGCAGCTACGGGCTTGAGGCGCTCACAGTGCTCCCGGGGAAGATCCCGCGCACGGAGATCGAGCGGATGCTTCCGGCCGCTGACTTCGCAGTGTCCACCCTGGTGGACAATCCCGCCCTGGAGATCAACTCGCTGAACAAAGTCTTCGACGCGCTCGCCGCGGCCCGACCGGTCCTGTTCAACCATGCCGGCTGGCTTCCCGAAATGCTCACCGAAGCCGGTGCCGGCTGGCAGCTGCCCAGGGATCCCGCCGAAGCCGCTGAGGAGCTCATCGTGCGCCTCGCCTCCGGCGAGATCGACGCCGAGGCGGGCTCCGAGGCTGCCCTGAATCTTGCCCGCGCAGAATTCGACAGGGACCTCCTTTTCACCCGCTTCCTCGCGGTGCTGGAAGAGGCGGCGGCCCCGAAGCAGGCGCCGAAGAATCCCTCCGGCATCCCCGCGGGAAGCCGCGCAGCCGCTGAGTGA
- a CDS encoding DUF3052 domain-containing protein produces MHLSADSLVQEIGADDDVDDSLRDGLEELLDEPLIDEDEQEVVDAVLLWFREGDDDLTDSLMDALTTLDENGAVWLLTPRKGRDGYVAPVEIQDAAPNAGLHVTTSAGVSENWAASRLVHRKSF; encoded by the coding sequence CTGCACCTCAGTGCGGATTCGCTGGTGCAGGAGATCGGGGCGGACGACGATGTCGACGACTCTCTCCGCGACGGGCTGGAGGAGCTGCTCGACGAACCCCTCATCGATGAGGACGAGCAGGAGGTGGTCGACGCCGTCCTGCTCTGGTTCCGCGAGGGCGACGATGACCTCACCGACTCGCTGATGGACGCCCTGACGACCTTGGACGAGAACGGTGCGGTGTGGCTGCTGACGCCCCGCAAGGGCCGCGACGGCTACGTGGCCCCGGTGGAGATTCAGGACGCCGCCCCCAATGCAGGCCTTCACGTGACGACCTCCGCTGGGGTCAGCGAGAACTGGGCAGCGTCCCGACTGGTCCACCGGAAATCCTTCTGA